The DNA sequence ATGCGCGGCAGGGTTCCTGGATCTTCATGGCAGACAATAGGATATAATCAAACGATATGCATTTCAATGTCAAAAGGCCGTGATGCGCGGCGGGCATTCGTGCAAATAAACTCTTCTATTCTTTTTCACATTTGTTATAATGGGTGCAGGGGCATAGGGGTGGTTTCAGATCATACGGGTTGACACTGATCCTCACGTTCACCGCTGGTGTTTTCTTCCACATCGCCCGGCACATTCTTCCGACAAGATCTATTTTCTAACGGGGGGCTCCCCCGGAACGCAGGTGAGAGATGGCAAGCAAGCTCCGGGCAAGCGTCTATGTGGATTACCATATTCTTGATCTCATCGCCAGGAGCGGGATGAGCGACGAAGCGCTTCTCCCCGAATGGAACGCGAGCAGATCGATCTGGGATCTATACAGGCACGAAACGTTGCATCTCATCACGTCCGTGGACGAAATGGAACTGGATTTTGTCATTCAGATGAACCACGGCGGTCTCTGTGTAACCGATACCTTTCAGATCACCGACAACATCGATATCTTCGAACGCTGGGAAGACGCCGACCGCAGGGACACGGACCACTGGCGTGCCATTGTGGAACTCTATGACCAGCTTGAGACCATAAGCGGACACGACGACCTCGTTGGCGAACATGCTCATCCTCACTTTTACGAACAGGTGGCCCGCGTCTTGAAGGAAGGGCCGAAAGACGACGACAACAGATCGGCCGTGCTTGATGAAGAAACGGCGATACTCAGGGACTGTGCGGCAGTGCTCCATGATGTCTACGACATGGAACTCTGGTCGGACCTCAAGCATATTCAATACGGCCTCAACTGGAAGGTCCTCCAGTCCGTCTTGCCCAGGTACTCACACAGCGCCACCTTGAACGGCGAGGATGCGGCGCTGAACAAGAACCTTCTCGGGCTTCTCAACCGGCTCGTCAACATCGGGAAGAAAAGCTGTCCCCGGCTGCCCATGCAGGACCGGCATATCGATTTTGTTCTCGACATCGTCAGGAAGAAATACTGTCAGGAGGACACGGACCGCAGCATCTCGCACATAGCCCACTCCCTGAGAAACAATATCGACTGCTATCTTACGACAGACGGGGAACTGGCAGAGAGATTTGCCGCAAGAAAACAAAACCTCCAGCTCATGCTGGGAACATCCGTTCATCTCGAGGTCCTGCGCCCAACGGAACTCCAGAAAAGACTGGGATAAAGGCGGTTCCAGGTCTGAAGACAAGAACATCTTGCGGGGTGGCACCCTCAGACATTTCTTGCCCTTGTCTTTTTACGTGGAATCTGGAACGTGAAACCTGAAACTATCTTTTATTTCCACTCGTCGGTCTGGGGTTGCGGGAGCTGGTAGGACTTCAATGTCTCTATGTATTTGTAGAAGCCCTCGGGATCGTTTTGCTCAAGTTTCTCGATCTCGGGGCGTATCTTGCTCAGCAACTCTTCCTTTTGTGCCGCCTCTATGGGGTACTGCATGTAGGACGAACGCCTGATAAGGGCATAGGCCTTCTGCTGCTCGGGCGTAAGGGCAAGGAACCTGTCGAGTTCGCTGAGCATGTATGCCTTCTTTTCGTCAAGATAGCCGTCCACCTGCATGAGAAGGTTGAGGCTGAAATCTCCACAGGAGAAATAGGTGTGCATCTCGTCAAGGTTTTCCACGAGAAGGCGTATCTCACCCACTATCTCGGCGTCGTTCATGGTCACAAACGTCCCGTCCTCGACAAGTTTAAGCATCGGTGACATGGGATGCATGGCGAAGGTGCGCACCCTGATGAAATCAGGTTTGATCTGGTTCAAAAGGCGCGCGGTTTCGACTGCGCTCTCGGAACTCATCGTCCTGCCGCCCACACCGGGCATTATGTATTCCGACAGCGACATCCCCGCTTCCACGACCTTCTTGCCGCCCTCGACGATGTCCACCGGGGTGATTCCCTTTCGTATCATCTTGAGGACCCGTTCCGAGCCGCTTTCCATCCCCACGTGTATTCTCGTGAGGCCCGCCCTGCAGAGTTCCCGCAATTCCTCGACGGTCTTTCGTTTCAATGTTGTCGCCCGGGCATAGGTGGTGATACGTTCAAGCCCGGGGAATTTCTGTTTCGTATAATTGATGATCTCGAGAATGTCCGCGGTCTTCAGCACGAGACTATCGGCGTCCTGAAGGAACGCCGACCTTATTGTATTCTTGTACGATGCATATTCCCTTTCCATACCGTCGATGTCTTTCTTGACCTCTTCGACGGTCCGCCGGGAAAACTTGACTCCTTTGTAGGCAGGACAGAAGATGCACTGATTCCATGGGCAGTTCCTCGTCACCCGTATAAGGAGACTCTGGGCTTCGCTGGGGGGTCTTATAACGCCTTGCTCGTACATGCTTTCAACTCCTTTGCTCTATTGCGCCGGATTCTCCAAAGAGCGAAATCCGACGGCGGCCATGTAGATGACCGTCTCCTCCTCGCCATCGAGATCCATGATGCGGTTCACATCGTCATCGTAAAATGCGCCTACGGCACACACTCCAAGTCCCAGGGCTTCACCTGCGAGATAAAGGTTCTGCGCGATATGACCGGCATCAAGATAGATATACCGGTAAGCCCTTTGATGGTACTTCCAGCTTCCCCGGGCGATGATCGCCGACCAGATGAAGGTGACCTGGGCGCCGAGGATAAGGGTCTGTTGAAGGGCCGCCTCGGTGAGGGCGGTGGAGAACTCTCCCCGTTTAAGGAATTCCAGGTCGTAGTCGCCGGGCCTGAAATGGTATATTCCCTCTTCGAGCCCGTCGACTGCACGGACGCAAAGGTAGGTTTCCACGGGGTAAAGACCGCCCGCGGAGGGCGCGGTCCGAAAGAAGGTGTCGCCGAACTGCGCCGTCAGTCCCTGGGTTGCCCAGAGGAGGGCAGACAGGTCATTGAGCTTAAGGGACCTGTTGACAGTATATTCCCGGCGCGACCTTCTTTTGAGCAAAAGTTTCCACAAACTCGTCTCGCCGCCGGCTTTCGGCTCCGGCAGGGGAATCCTGGCGATTGGATTTGCATATTCCTTGAACGTGTCGGGAATCGTCCCGAGGTTGAACATATGGCTGGAAAGTGAAGCGACCGTATATTTCGTCTCCTTTTGAAACCTCATCCCAATGTCAGGCTTTTCCTGTTCCTTCACTTTCCACCTTTCGTTTTTTTATCCTTTAATATGCTTCATACTTTGTAATAAGTCAACGCAGATGATGCTCCCGAAGACGGAGCCCGGGTTCCAGCTCTGGACAGGTATTATGATCACAGCAAACTTGATGATTGGATCAAAGCATAATAACGTTTCCTTCCCGCATCATTCCCCGCTTGTCTGGTTGCCTTTTGGCTCGAAAGGGGATAGAATTATCGTTAAATATAAGGTCAGGTGACCGAGTTTGCGGGAGGTTGCTATGAGCAATTGCATGACGGTAGACGAATTGTTGGCTTCCAAGAATCTGACGCGCGAAGAATGGGAACTGCACAGGGATCTCATTGAGAACTGCAGGAAGAGCGAATTGAAGATCAGCGAATATTGTTGTTCA is a window from the Syntrophorhabdaceae bacterium genome containing:
- a CDS encoding radical SAM protein; the protein is MYEQGVIRPPSEAQSLLIRVTRNCPWNQCIFCPAYKGVKFSRRTVEEVKKDIDGMEREYASYKNTIRSAFLQDADSLVLKTADILEIINYTKQKFPGLERITTYARATTLKRKTVEELRELCRAGLTRIHVGMESGSERVLKMIRKGITPVDIVEGGKKVVEAGMSLSEYIMPGVGGRTMSSESAVETARLLNQIKPDFIRVRTFAMHPMSPMLKLVEDGTFVTMNDAEIVGEIRLLVENLDEMHTYFSCGDFSLNLLMQVDGYLDEKKAYMLSELDRFLALTPEQQKAYALIRRSSYMQYPIEAAQKEELLSKIRPEIEKLEQNDPEGFYKYIETLKSYQLPQPQTDEWK
- a CDS encoding SagB/ThcOx family dehydrogenase, encoding MRFQKETKYTVASLSSHMFNLGTIPDTFKEYANPIARIPLPEPKAGGETSLWKLLLKRRSRREYTVNRSLKLNDLSALLWATQGLTAQFGDTFFRTAPSAGGLYPVETYLCVRAVDGLEEGIYHFRPGDYDLEFLKRGEFSTALTEAALQQTLILGAQVTFIWSAIIARGSWKYHQRAYRYIYLDAGHIAQNLYLAGEALGLGVCAVGAFYDDDVNRIMDLDGEEETVIYMAAVGFRSLENPAQ